Genomic segment of Atribacterota bacterium:
TGAATGCCGGTGAGTATCCCTTCCTGGGAAATACCCAAAAGAAGAACCATCATCCCTCCATACCCCATGGTCGACACTCGAAAAACATATCCCCTGAGCTTTCCTTCTCCCAGCACTTCATAGGAGGTGAGGATTGAAACCCCCTCTCTTTTGCCCATCTCCTCAGGAACCGGGCGTTCCCTGAACTCTGTGGCCTCGGGGAAAACCACGCTCAGGCTTTCCCGGAGCTCTGCTGCTTTCTTTCGTTCAATCTCTCCTCTGGTGAGATAGTTCACCGCTGCCAGAGAAACCGCAGCCACAAGGCAAACCAAACCCAGTGCCAACCCGATTCGTGCAATGCCTCTCATACCTTTTTCACCCCAAACCGCCGTGGAAGCAACCGGTCCAGGAAAGGCACCAGAGCGTTCATGATGAGGATACCGAACGTAACCCCCTCCGGATACCCTCCCAGCCAGCGGATAATCCCGGTAAAAATTCCCGCTCCCAGGCCAAAAATGATTTTTCCTTTAAACGTCACCGGAGAAGTCACATAATCGGTGACCATAAAACATCCCCCCATAATGGCGCTGCCGGCCAGAATGTGATAGAGAGGATTCTGTCCGGCGATGGCTCCTGTAATGGCCAGTCCCAGAAAATAAAAGGTAGGGATATCCCAGCGGACA
This window contains:
- a CDS encoding RnfABCDGE type electron transport complex subunit G, with the translated sequence MRGIARIGLALGLVCLVAAVSLAAVNYLTRGEIERKKAAELRESLSVVFPEATEFRERPVPEEMGKREGVSILTSYEVLGEGKLRGYVFRVSTMGYGGMMVLLLGISQEGILTGIQVLEHQETPGLGSNITEEAFQNQFMGKSIDDPFEVKKDVQAVTGATISTNAVLRACRGVIAYFKEVESKP